Proteins encoded within one genomic window of Triticum aestivum cultivar Chinese Spring chromosome 2D, IWGSC CS RefSeq v2.1, whole genome shotgun sequence:
- the LOC123054632 gene encoding peroxisomal (S)-2-hydroxy-acid oxidase GLO3, with protein sequence MGMEMITNVSEYERLAKEKLPKMVYDYYASGAEDQWTLNENREAFSRILFRPRVLIDVSHINMATNILGFDVSMPIMIAPTAMQKMAHPEGELATARAAASAGTIMTLSSWATSSVERVNSVGPGIRFFQLYVYKDRNIVRQLVKRAEMAGFKAIALTVDTPRLGRREADIKNRFNLPPHLVLENFAALDLGKMDKTDDSGLASYVASQVDQSLCWEDVRWLQTITSLPILVKGVMTAEDTRIAIEYGAAGIIVSNHGARQLDYVPATISCLEEVVREAKGRLPVFLDGGVRRGTDVFKALALGAAGVFIGRPVLYSLAVDGEAGVRKVLQMLRDELELAMALSGCPSLRDITRAHVVTDGDRIRRARL encoded by the exons AT GGGAATGGAGATGATCACGAATGTGTCCGAGTACGAGAGGCTCGCCAAGGAGAAGCTGCCCAAGATGGTGTACGACTACTACGCCTCCGGCGCAGAGGATCAGTGGACGCTCAACGAGAACAGGGAGGCCTTCTCCAGAATCCT GTTCCGACCACGCGTACTGATCGATGTGTCCCATATCAACATGGCCACAAACATCTTGGGCTTCGACGTCTCCATGCCGATCATGATCGCTCCCACGGCCATGCAGAAAATGGCTCACCCTGAAG GAGAGCTTGCTACTGCAAGAGCAGCAGCATCTGCAGGGACCATAATG ACATTGTCTTCATGGGCTACTTCTAGTGTGGAAAGGGTTAACTCAGTAGGACCCGGGATACGTTTCTTCCAGCTTTAT GTTTACAAGGACAGGAATATAGTTCGGCAACTCGTGAAAAGGGCTGAAATGGCCGGGTTCAAGGCGATCGCCCTCACCGTCGACACTCCGAGGCTCGGCCGCAGGGAAGCTGATATCAAGAACAG GTTCAACTTGCCTCCACATCTGGTGCTGGAGAACTTTGCGGCGCTGGACCTCGGCAAGATGGACAAG ACAGATGATTCTGGGTTGGCTTCCTATGTTGCTAGCCAGGTCGACCAATCTCTTTGTTGGGAG GACGTCAGGTGGCTGCAGACAATTACCTCGTTACCGATCTTGGTGAAAGGGGTCATGACTGCAGAAGACA CTAGGATTGCCATCGAATACGGCGCGGCCGGCATCATCGTGTCCAACCATGGCGCTCGGCAGCTGGACTACGTCCCTGCAACCATCAGCTGCCTGGAAGAG GTGGTCAGAGAGGCGAAGGGGCGGCTGCCGGTGTTCCTCGACGGCGGCGTCCGGCGCGGCACCGACGTGTTCAAGGCGCTGGCACTGGGAGCCGCGGGAGTATTT ATCGGGAGGCCGGTGCTGTACTCGCTGGCGGTGGACGGCGAGGCGGGGGTGCGGAAGGTGCTGCAGATGCTGCGGGACGAGCTGGAGCTGGCCATGGCGCTCAGCGGGTGCCCGTCGCTCCGGGACATCACCCGCGCCCACGTCGTCACAGACGGCGACAGGATCCGCCGCGCACGCCTCTAG